The Leptospira selangorensis genome segment CCAATTATAGAATGTTTCACCTCTTCCTCCTTTTTCAAAATAGGAGTTTTCCAGAGCATTAATATCAATGTCTGTTCCCCAATGGTGGCGAGAAGTGCCTGGTGCGCTGGAAAATTCTAAAATTAAGGAAATGATCTGAGAAGGAGTTTTGTCTTTTACGGGTTCTCTCATCTTCTTTTTTCCGGAATATTTATCTTCCCAAATTGATTTTTGGTCCGCAAAAGATCTATGTGCTGAAATCAAAAAAGGCTCTTGTCTTTCTTGCGGATGGTCCTTTTTATATTCTTCTTTTAATTTTATAAATGCAGCCTTGGTTTCTTTTCTTAGAAAAAATTGTCTTGGATCTCCTGGATTTGTAAAAGAAACGAGTGCTTTCTCCTTAGGGAAATCTCCGATCAGGTAAGCAGTTTCCGAGACACCTTGGTAGGTTTCTTCTGTTGTTTGTGAAGATAAAGAGAAGATACCAAAAATCAGAACAAGTACTAAACATCGGAATAGGAACGGCATAATTCCATATTCTTCTTAGGCAACTTGGGGAAAAGGGATTTTCTAGTAGCCCTGATTTGTTTAAGACACAAATGCTACTACAGAAATTTCCGGGACTTTATGACAAACTCGGGCCTTGAAATCCGGAAATTTGTATTGCTTTACTTTCGAAATTCGGTTGAAGTTAAGCTCTAATTGGAAATTTTTTGTAAAAAACAAATTGGGAGAACCCTGGATGAAAAAAATCATCACTCTTCTTCTGCCCCTGTTCCTAACGTTTAATTGCGTTTTATTTGATGCAATTGGTCTGTCTTATCCAGACACCGTAGATGGAAAGGAAGCAAAAAGTATCATTCTGACAAGTGCAGTTATTGGATCCGCAGTGGGCGGTTTCGAAGTTCTTTCTATTCTTGCTCCTCAATTAGCAAAAGTAGAAGAAGATAAATACTATAACAAAGCTGATGTTGACGATTGTGCGAACGAAGCATTAATTATCAACTTGATCACTGTGGATTTAGGTGGTTTTACTTGCGACTTAAACCCTAGAGCAACGATCATTCCATTTATCTACTGATCCGTTCTTTAGATCATCGATTTTCGGCCGACTGAAAATTGTAAGTCGGCCGAAAACTCTTCCACTCAATTAGAAAACAATAAAGCGCCTTCCGAAAATCTAGAAACGATTTCCGATTTTTCCAGATCTCCCAAATTCCCAAATTGATTTGCATCTTCTCTAGAGATCTCGATCCATTGACTATCTTCTCTTAAGTCAGCGATCTTAAAGTCCGGTAATCCACTTTGTCTTACGCCTAAAAGTTCTCCAGGGCCTCTCAATTTCAGGTCAGCCTCGGACAAGAAGAAGCCATCATCAGAATCTACCAAGGCTTGGATGCGATATCTTGCTTCTTCCGTAATTTTGGAGTCCGAAATTAAGATACAAAAGCTCTCGTGTTTTCCCCGACCTACACGTCCTCTTAGCTGGTGAAGTTGTGAGATCCCGAATCTATCCGAATGTTCTATGACCATTACGGAGGCATTCGGGACATCTACTCCTACTTCTATCACGGTAGTACTGACTAAGATTTGGATCTCATTTTGTTGGAATAATTTCATGATCCTATCTTTTTCGGAAGTTTCCATTTTTCCGTGGAGAAGCCCTACTTTGAATTCTGGAAAAACATCTTTTCTTAATGTTTCGTATGCTTCTATACAGGATTTAAGATCCGATTTTTCGGATTCTTCTACCAATGGATAAACTATATAACATTGCCTTCCTTGGGAGACGTACTTTTGTATGGATTTATATACTCCGGATCTTTTTCCTTCAGTGAACCATAATGTTTTGATAGGGATTCTACCGGCTGGACGATTTTTTAAGGTCACTAATTCCAAGTCACCGTATAAAGTAAGACAAAGTGTTCTCGGAATTGGAGTAGCTGTCATTGCGAGAATATCAGGGTTTTTTCCTTTGGCTCTTAATGTTTCTCTTTGTTCCACTCCGAATTTATGTTGTTCGTCTATGATTGCAAGTCCCAGATCTTTGAAGACCACATCTTCCTGGAAAACACTATGAGTCCCTATGATAAATAATGATTCTCCCGTTTTGATCCTGAATATTTTTTCTGCTCTGTTTTTTTTAGGCTCTTTTCCTACTAAAAGTTCTATTCTAAGGAAAGGCATATTTCCTAAAAAATTCATTACAGTTTGATAATGTTGTCTGGCTAAAATTTCAGTAGGGGCCACCATGCAGACCTGGACCTGATTGTCTGTGTATTTTAGTGCAGTTAGGAGTGCTACCAAGGTTTTTCCGGAACCAACATCCCCTTGTAATAGGATCGCAGCTGGAGTATCCGACTTGGTCCATTCTGAAATTTTTGCGAGGCTTTCTTTTTGGTCCGGAGTTAACTCGAAAGGTAGATTTTTGATCAGATCCTTTGCGGTTTTAGATTCAGGAAGAGGCCATAAAATTCTAGGTACTTTTGCTCTTTGAGAACGTTTGTATTCTATCAGAAGATTGAAATAATATAATTCTTCGTATTTGAATCTGGTCCTTGCTCTTCCTAATTGTTCGTCTTCTGTAGGAAAATGGATCTCATTATAAGCTTGGGCACGATCCATCAGATTTCTTTTTTGAACTACTTGTGCCGGTAGAATTTCCTGAATTCTACCTTCTAAAAGTTTTAATGCAAAATGGATTAATTTACGAAGTTCTCTGGAATTGAGATGTTCATCTCTCATTGCTTCCGTTGTAGGATAAAGCGGAATGATCCGCCCTGTATGAATACTTTCCGGAAGATCATCTTCAGAAATGTCGGAATTCCCACCATAAGATAGAACCTCATAGTCAGGATGCATGAGTTGGAATCCTCTAAAATATTCCAGTTTGCCGGTCACAGCTACTAGGATTCCCGGTTGAAAAACCCTGCGGAAAAATTGGATCCCTCTGAAGAAAACTAAACTGATCGGTTCGTTGTTTTTTGTTTTTGCGGAAACTACAAGTCTGGATTTTTTTCCGTGAGCCAGATAAGAATCGATTACTTCTAAAATTAAGGTAACAGATTCTCCTTGTTTGAGAAGGATATTTTCCGTTAAGTTCCGATCTAAATATCTACGCGGAAACCATCCTAAAAGATCTTGGATAGTTTTGATCCCTACGGATTCCAAAACTTCCAACTTTTTTAGGCCGACACCTTTGACGACTCCGATGGAGCTGCTTAGGGAAATATCAGATTTTTTTTTATCAGAGACCGAGTTCTTCATCCTGGACTGGTTTCGGTTGAGGAGAATTTTGCACCATCTCCTCCGGAGCCGAACTTGAATCATCCAATCCTAGGTAACAGTAGCGGCAACCATAAATCCGCGCTTGTCGTTTTGCTCCTGGAGTTGCAGGTTCAAAAAGAACTGCGTATAAGTATTCATTCTTAGCCAAAAACCGACCACATACAGGACAAAGTCTGGGGCGGGGAACATTCGGATCCCAATTCCCACCGTAAACCTTTCTTGGATTTCCGTAATCATTGTCTTTAGGTCGTTTGGAATCCTTTTTATCCAAACGTTTTGTATCTACCGTATATAAAACATGGAAGAAGATAGCAGCGGCTGCTAAACAAGCAACTAAGGTAAGAAAGGTGATCATTGTTTTAAATAATCCTTTATTTTCTCCGCCATGGAGCCGGGCAATTTAATTCCCTTATCAGCTAATCTTCCTGCGTATTTATGAAAAGAATAGGTGTGCTGGGAAGATTTAATAATTCCTTCAAAACATTCTTCCAACGATTCTGAAATTTTTTCCCAAAGAGGAAGATTTTCAGAGATCATGTTTTCGTATTTATGGAGAAGCCTACGATTCACTCCTCTACAAATGGATCTGTAAAAACAAAAACGGATGAGCAATGCAGAGTCGGCATTCTTATCTTTTATATCTTTTTCTAATTGGTTCAGGTTGATACAATCTACGATTTCCAGTTTATAAGCTTGAGAATTATGTTCGAAGGTAACCAGGTTCAGGAACATATGTTTGAAAAGTGCAATTTTATAACAATTTTCAAGTCCACATTCTCCCATTCTACCTTCTTCACATCTGGTATACATCACTATATCCGTGTCGGAATCAGTTGTGGCCTGTCCAAAATTTAAGGAACCCAAGATATCGAATGCTACCTCGTCTCCTCCATAGTTGATAAGTTTATTAAATTTTTTGAAATCTTCTATTCTTTCCCTGGAGACTCCTGTCTCGTGAGATCTGAAAAATTTTTTTAGACCTAAAAATTTTATAATATTGGAGTTTGAACTTAGTTTGGGAAGAGTCATAACTATCGGATAAAATCTTCCGCCGGAACTTCCGAGTCGCTACTTGCATGGACAAGCTCTAACTTGTCTCCTGAGCAATCGACTTCTAAAAGATGGCGAATTGAGTGATCCGATAGTCTATTCAGTTTTACATTTTTTACAAGATTGTTTTCTATTTCTATTTCAGAGAAGAAGCCTCCAGGTTGAAATCCGAAGACTGAATCAACTGGTCCGAAATTAGAAGGATTCAAAAACACTGTTTTTCCTTTTTTTATGATCCCTTGGTCTTCGTGAACATGACCTGAGACAACTAAGGCAGGAGAATAATCATCTAAATATCTTCTGATCCCTTGGGAACCTACATTTCCAAAACTAGGGATCTTATCTAAAAATCCGTACGCAGGATTATGGATCACAACTACATCCGGATTTTCTTCTTTGAAGAAATCTTCCGGTTCGCTGTAATTTTTCCCGTTACGATTATACTCGTGGAATTTTACGGCTAACTTTTCTGGAATCCCCGAGGTGATTACAGGAGCTCCACCATAACCTGCAAATTTTAATCCTCCCATATCGAAGGTTTTTCTATGCAGGTCTCTTTCGTATAACGCGGAGTATTGAAGATCTATATCATAATTTCCCGGCAATAACCAGACAGGAGCTTTTGCGTATTTTTGGATGATGATCTCGATGAGTTCGTATTTTTCCTTCATCGTTTTTGCGGCTTGGTGGAATAACCGTCTGTAATCGTGGGATTTTTCTACCACGTTTGGTTGGTACTTCTCCGGAAAACGTACTGCTCTGGTTGCATAATCGTAAGGATTGATCTCTTCTTTGATATCATCCATGATACGATACATGTCTTCTTGGAGTGTTACAAATTCGATGATACGTTCTGGGTTAAAAAAGGCTTTGTAGATGATGTCGCCGGAGAAAAGGTACAAGTCGCATTCGGTTCCTAGAAGGACTTCTTTCAATCCTCTGAGTCCGTCGTGGATATCGGTGAGGTAAATGATCCTCATTTGGACTTATCCTAATTTTATGTTAAACGACTTGAAGCCGTTCGACCCTTTCTATACTTATTCTTGAAAAACCCACGATAATGTCCAATCTTTCTAATCCCTCCACAACATCAGCATGCTGTCTTCGTTCTCCGAAATCGGTTCTATTCTTAGATAATCCGGACCAAAAAAATCCAATAATGGTTTTAAAATCGTATTGGAGCGCACGAATAAGAATACGTTTCCTTTTTCGGGGATTACCTTTTGGACTGAAACTGCTCCAGCTACTTCCGGAATTTCCGCTAAAAAATAATTCAGATCTACTCTGATCTCGTTTCCTATATCCGTAAGGGATAGTATTTCCGGAATTTCTTCGACTATCTCTTCTAATATTAATTTTCTATGGAATTTGAAAACTTTGGAAAAAATCCGTATCGGATCTATGGACCTTGGGTTATGATCATAGAGTCTAAACGCTTCTATCCTGAACACAACTCTGTTTCCATCCACCTTTACAGGTCGTAAGGAGAGTTTGTATCTGATATGATTCGTTCTTAAAATTTTGGACCAGGCAAGTCCTTGGATGGAATAATGTCCGGAAAGGTATAAAACACCCCGACCGGAATCCATCACTAGGGACTCCAGATCTTCCGTTCCTTCTACCACTTTTTTTTGCAGAACCTTATTCAAAGAATGAAGTAGAACGGCGATCCTGTAATTGCTCTTTAAGGCTTTTTCTTCGAAGGAATTTTTTCCCGTGAGAAAATCTAAAAGATTGAATCCCGAAAGTTTCCGCAAATCGAGCATGGAAGAACAAAATTAATCCTCCGGATTTGCTCGGTAAACTTCATTTCTGTTTTATACCAAAATAAGAATGGAATGACCTTCCTTTTTCCCCGCTTTTTTTTCTTGCCGTTTAGGCTTTCCAGGTCAGGATCATCACTCCTTAGGGTTAGTCGGGGAAAGGGTATCTCATGCAAATCGGCGTTATCGGATCTGGAAGTTTTGGGTCTTCTTTAGGTGTGTTGCTTGCGGACAAAGGTTATGATGTTACCATTTGGGGAAGGAACTCCGGATTAATCCAAGAGATTAATGAGAACCATCGGAATGAAAAATATCTACCAGGCATAGATCTTCCTAAAAATTTAAAAGGAAGTACAAGTTTAGAAGAAGCCGTCCGCGACAAGGACATGATCGTTTCTGCTCCTCCTTCTCACGCAATCACAGATATTCTAAAAGAGATTAAATCTTTTCTGCCTGAAAAGGCTCCTATCGTTTCCGCAAGTAAAGGAATAGAGAACGGAAGTCTTAGATTGGTTTCCGAAATTTTTGAAGCGGAACTTCCAGGTAAATTTCATAGCAGATTGTCTTATCTTTCCGGACCTAGTTTTGCAAAAGAGTTGGTCAAACGTGTACCTACGATAGTGAGTATCGCATCTAAGAATGAAGCGACCGCAAGAAAGGTGCAGGAAATATTCAGTTTCACTTATTTTAGGACCTATTGGACTCCGGATGTGGTCGGAGTAGAGGTTGGCGGTTCTTTGAAGAATGTGATCGCAATTGCAGCAGGAGTTTCCGACGGATTAGGATTCGGTCAGAATACTAGAGCCGCTTTGATCACCAGAGGACTAACCGAAATTTCCAGACTAGGAGTCAAATTGGGGGCAGATCCTCTTACATTCTTAGGACCTTCCGGAATGGGAGATTTGATCTTAACTTGTTGCGGAGATGCTTCCAGAAACAGGACGGTCGGTTTTAGATTGGGAAAGGGAGAAAGTCTGGATTCTATTTTAGGCGGCATGGTCGAAGTTGCAGAAGGGGTAAAAACTGCCAAAAGTGGATTTGAATTATCCCAGAAATTAGGTATCGAAATGGCCATCACCACCGAGGTGTATAAAATGCTTTACGAGCATAAGAATCCGAAGGAGGTTGTTAGAGATTTAATGGGCCGGGACTTAAAAAGAGAAGGTCTATAAACCGCTCTTAAATCGCGATCGATTCCCTTGCAAAATGCAATTTTAAATATTCGTAATATAGGCTTTATTAGCCTAATTTTCAGGTATATTCCGTTTTTATTAATTTCATTCTGTTCTTTTTGTACATCTCTCTCCGCTCAGAGCCGTAATGACTACGGTTGGACAGGCTCGCCTGGTAATTTTTATCTTTTGATGGATGGCAAAAACGTCCTGACCAAAGAAACGGATTTTAATTCCTTTCCGGAAGGTCTGAATGCGGTCCAAAAATCGGAATATGCACTTTTAGCGGGAGAGTATTTACTTCTAAACAAGGATTCGGGAAAATTTTCCAATCTGATCAATTCTATCCGAAAGGAAAAAGATCTGGGCTTCGCAGAAGTTCTTCTGCTTTATTTCCAGGATATCTACTTCTCCAAAAAGACGAATGGGGAAAATTTCCTAAAAGTTTGGAATCCTCCTGCGGGGGACACATATCAAAAAGAATTGGTGGAATCCGCACGTAACGTTCTTCTTCATAAAAAGCCTGCAGATAAGATCAAATGTTCCCCTAAAAAACAATATTATTCACTTTGTAGGATGCTTCGTCTCGGAAGTTATATGGCGGATTTCAAACTTTCGGATCCGAATCATGATAGGGAATATACAAATCTACAAAGAATACTTTCTCCTTTTCCTGGAGTTACTGATCCAGAGGAGAAGGAACTAAAACATATTCCTTTTTTATCTAATTTTCTTCCTAATATTGCGGATTATCTTTCGGAGTTAGGATTTGCCAGAGATGCGATCCAATTTTCTAAAATAGGGATTGTTTCCGAAAATTTAGGCGGGAGAATGCTTTCTCATTCTTACGAAAAATTGGCGTATTACTATTTGGTAGATGGAGATCCTAATTCTGCCGAAAAAGTTTTAAAGTATATTATAGAAAGACAAGGGGAGATGGCTCCCGCTTATAAGAATTCATTATATCTAAAGTTAGGAACTCTCGCTTATCTGCAAGGTGAGCCTGCAAGAGCTTTAGAATATTATTTGAATTTGGATTTTTTACATTGGTCCACTAAGATACTTCATCCATTTTTAGGGGAACCTATCCCGATCAATAGCGCTCGTGATTTAGTGTCCGTTGCAGTTTGGAAATCTAAAAATTCTCACAAAGCAGTGGACGCTCTTCAGTCGGTTAGCACTCCTAAAAATCTGACGGAAGACGATCTATTTACTAAATTAAGAATTATTCAAATACTCTCGGAAGATGAACCGGAAGTTGCTTCCAAACTTGCGATGGACTTAAGCTTTCTTGCTCAAAGTAAAGGGTGGAGAAGAGTAGAATATTCCGCTACATTACTCCATGGATTCTTGCAATTAAAAACGAATAATCTTAGAAAAGCTATCATAGAATTCACTAAAGCAGGCGGGATCCTAAAAGAAGATCCTTCATATAAAGAAGAATGGATCCGATTGAATGGATTATTCCTTTCTCATAAAGAATCCTCTAATCTAAGAGGAGTAAAAAGTTTCTTAGACCAGGCTCTTAAAATTTCCGCATCCGGTCATACGGATGATAAAACTTTTGAGATCAAAAATTATCTTCCTCCTTCTTTCGGAAGCAAAAGTTTAGAGAATTCCGCTATCGATTTTTATACCAGACATGGTTATACAAATGATCTTCTATCTTTTATGATCCATTATGAGGAAAATTCGGAACTTCAGGAAGAGGATTCTCCTCCCGATCTCGCGATCCTTAAAACTCATAATAGAATTTCTAGATATAAAGGGTTTTATCCTCCTGGAAGAGAACCTTGGAAATCTGCTTGGTCTGAAATGAGAACCAAGGAATCTGCCCGCATTAGAGAAGAATCGGATCCTCTTAAAAATGCAAATTTCAAAAAGTTAACTCATCCATTGATCGCAGTTTTTGTGAAGGATAAGAGAGTATTTCTATTTCATAAAGACGGAGATTCTTCCGAGCTGGAATCAAGAGAGTTGAATACGGATAATCCTACCAGCTATACTGCTCAGTCAGCTTTTAGAAGTACCATGGAGTCCTTTTCTAAAAAGGATAAAGTCCAGATTTATCTGAATTCTCCCGGGGTCGAAGCAGCGGAATATCTGAGAAAAGAATTCCCTGATTCTGAAATTAAGTTATTCCTTCGTTTTGATAAAAGGGACGAGTCGGATTCCGCTAAAAAAGTATTCGGTCCTGCTTGTGAGAATCT includes the following:
- a CDS encoding tetratricopeptide repeat protein, which codes for MQNAILNIRNIGFISLIFRYIPFLLISFCSFCTSLSAQSRNDYGWTGSPGNFYLLMDGKNVLTKETDFNSFPEGLNAVQKSEYALLAGEYLLLNKDSGKFSNLINSIRKEKDLGFAEVLLLYFQDIYFSKKTNGENFLKVWNPPAGDTYQKELVESARNVLLHKKPADKIKCSPKKQYYSLCRMLRLGSYMADFKLSDPNHDREYTNLQRILSPFPGVTDPEEKELKHIPFLSNFLPNIADYLSELGFARDAIQFSKIGIVSENLGGRMLSHSYEKLAYYYLVDGDPNSAEKVLKYIIERQGEMAPAYKNSLYLKLGTLAYLQGEPARALEYYLNLDFLHWSTKILHPFLGEPIPINSARDLVSVAVWKSKNSHKAVDALQSVSTPKNLTEDDLFTKLRIIQILSEDEPEVASKLAMDLSFLAQSKGWRRVEYSATLLHGFLQLKTNNLRKAIIEFTKAGGILKEDPSYKEEWIRLNGLFLSHKESSNLRGVKSFLDQALKISASGHTDDKTFEIKNYLPPSFGSKSLENSAIDFYTRHGYTNDLLSFMIHYEENSELQEEDSPPDLAILKTHNRISRYKGFYPPGREPWKSAWSEMRTKESARIREESDPLKNANFKKLTHPLIAVFVKDKRVFLFHKDGDSSELESRELNTDNPTSYTAQSAFRSTMESFSKKDKVQIYLNSPGVEAAEYLRKEFPDSEIKLFLRFDKRDESDSAKKVFGPACENLFPKNLPEGDGHLGWQSFPLQYYDGSKLLQGKSALLVWNMKVTSKSPNGLRDYEWSCGSDSISFRKAKRRLDFRNLPDRIAFTKDSLSGSGWGDKSEDFLDWARFWLSVGTSRLYFVKYWNPESESDINLLERLANENGDPNLNSRVLKMVRNAE
- a CDS encoding metallophosphoesterase family protein; this encodes MRIIYLTDIHDGLRGLKEVLLGTECDLYLFSGDIIYKAFFNPERIIEFVTLQEDMYRIMDDIKEEINPYDYATRAVRFPEKYQPNVVEKSHDYRRLFHQAAKTMKEKYELIEIIIQKYAKAPVWLLPGNYDIDLQYSALYERDLHRKTFDMGGLKFAGYGGAPVITSGIPEKLAVKFHEYNRNGKNYSEPEDFFKEENPDVVVIHNPAYGFLDKIPSFGNVGSQGIRRYLDDYSPALVVSGHVHEDQGIIKKGKTVFLNPSNFGPVDSVFGFQPGGFFSEIEIENNLVKNVKLNRLSDHSIRHLLEVDCSGDKLELVHASSDSEVPAEDFIR
- the recG gene encoding ATP-dependent DNA helicase RecG — protein: MKNSVSDKKKSDISLSSSIGVVKGVGLKKLEVLESVGIKTIQDLLGWFPRRYLDRNLTENILLKQGESVTLILEVIDSYLAHGKKSRLVVSAKTKNNEPISLVFFRGIQFFRRVFQPGILVAVTGKLEYFRGFQLMHPDYEVLSYGGNSDISEDDLPESIHTGRIIPLYPTTEAMRDEHLNSRELRKLIHFALKLLEGRIQEILPAQVVQKRNLMDRAQAYNEIHFPTEDEQLGRARTRFKYEELYYFNLLIEYKRSQRAKVPRILWPLPESKTAKDLIKNLPFELTPDQKESLAKISEWTKSDTPAAILLQGDVGSGKTLVALLTALKYTDNQVQVCMVAPTEILARQHYQTVMNFLGNMPFLRIELLVGKEPKKNRAEKIFRIKTGESLFIIGTHSVFQEDVVFKDLGLAIIDEQHKFGVEQRETLRAKGKNPDILAMTATPIPRTLCLTLYGDLELVTLKNRPAGRIPIKTLWFTEGKRSGVYKSIQKYVSQGRQCYIVYPLVEESEKSDLKSCIEAYETLRKDVFPEFKVGLLHGKMETSEKDRIMKLFQQNEIQILVSTTVIEVGVDVPNASVMVIEHSDRFGISQLHQLRGRVGRGKHESFCILISDSKITEEARYRIQALVDSDDGFFLSEADLKLRGPGELLGVRQSGLPDFKIADLREDSQWIEISREDANQFGNLGDLEKSEIVSRFSEGALLFSN
- a CDS encoding TIGR04452 family lipoprotein; translation: MKKIITLLLPLFLTFNCVLFDAIGLSYPDTVDGKEAKSIILTSAVIGSAVGGFEVLSILAPQLAKVEEDKYYNKADVDDCANEALIINLITVDLGGFTCDLNPRATIIPFIY
- a CDS encoding M15 family metallopeptidase, which codes for MPFLFRCLVLVLIFGIFSLSSQTTEETYQGVSETAYLIGDFPKEKALVSFTNPGDPRQFFLRKETKAAFIKLKEEYKKDHPQERQEPFLISAHRSFADQKSIWEDKYSGKKKMREPVKDKTPSQIISLILEFSSAPGTSRHHWGTDIDINALENSYFEKGGRGETFYNWMRKNAHRFGFCQPYSPKSERAGKGYNEEKWHWSYAPLSNKFQRAWADAYKKGKLNFKGKFQGSDFLGDLPLEYVTSINPECARID
- a CDS encoding NAD(P)H-dependent glycerol-3-phosphate dehydrogenase, with the translated sequence MQIGVIGSGSFGSSLGVLLADKGYDVTIWGRNSGLIQEINENHRNEKYLPGIDLPKNLKGSTSLEEAVRDKDMIVSAPPSHAITDILKEIKSFLPEKAPIVSASKGIENGSLRLVSEIFEAELPGKFHSRLSYLSGPSFAKELVKRVPTIVSIASKNEATARKVQEIFSFTYFRTYWTPDVVGVEVGGSLKNVIAIAAGVSDGLGFGQNTRAALITRGLTEISRLGVKLGADPLTFLGPSGMGDLILTCCGDASRNRTVGFRLGKGESLDSILGGMVEVAEGVKTAKSGFELSQKLGIEMAITTEVYKMLYEHKNPKEVVRDLMGRDLKREGL